Genomic window (Ostrea edulis chromosome 9, xbOstEdul1.1, whole genome shotgun sequence):
TGTAACATCAAAGGTTCACTTCTCTGGGAACAGTAAGTCATGGAAGTTTATACGTGTAACATCAAAAGGCACGTTTGATTGAGCAACTCAAGTAACGTGTGAATTGCAGGagttgtaaataaaatgtgTGTTTCATAGCTCTAGTGTTAAACACGGGTTTGAAACGTTTACTTCTGACTTTAGCGGAAGCATCGAGTGTTCAACATGGCAGAGAATGAAGAGAAATATTGAGTTTGACAcgtaaaatcaatatttttgagATAATGCAAAATTACCATGTAAAATGATACAAAGTTTAATTAactgattttttgtttttaataattgatatgaatacTTCTACGCATtgttagatgtacatgtatgttttgatTTCAATATATTGTAGATAAAATCAATTTTTGGGGTGATTGAATTATATATGCATGGTCTACATTTGGTTTAATTTAGACGATATATGCGTGTACATGCATATTCATGTAATAGGAATGAAATACTGCTTGGTATCAAAATGAACTACCAGATATAAATAAATTGTCATTGATAcaattttcatatcaaatgccatttttcaaaacaatgcTAAAGCAACAGTTGTTGTTTTATTCACATTCAAGGAGTCTAGCTTCTGTGCATGCACAGGCATTACTCTAAGAGTTACCCGAGTCTTCCCAATCAAACGTGTCCAAAGATTTCCTGTCAGAACATCACTCAGCCTTATCTATCAAGTCGACTTGAAGAAAAAGGCCAAATGGTGTTCTGATAGTGCAAGTTTTCTGTCTCTAACTGTGTTAACAAATGACTTCAGACACAAATCTTGCAAACTGCCAAAGGAAATAAAAGAATTTTGTGTTGAAAGAGTTAAATTCATTTAAAGTTTCTTATTTTCTTTGGGTTTATCGTGCATGCTCTAAATTGAACTTTTGTTGAAGGTAGCAGTGACATTTTACGTTGGAGCAGAAATACATCGAGACATTCATAACGACTTTTCAGCGTTCGGCGGACCGTTTCTGATGGGAACTGTTGCATTGGGTAGGTAATAGAGCATGAAGCTTTGTGATTTTTGTATGTCACTGTAAATATCCatcccccccaacccccaataGTTGATTGTTTGTTTGCTCAAAGTAAATGGAGATCATTGTTGTATTTAAAGGAAACACAGACAAAAAAATGTAAAGCGATTGATTGATGTATTTTTGGTTGTTGTTCTAATTCGTTAACTTTGCAAACActttgaaaaacatattttgaatgtttGAGAAAATCATGCAgctgaaaagtttttttttaatgattttctatATCTGTATAATTCTCTGTCACAGTGTTTTCATGTAGTTTATaaactgattttgtgtatttgtaAACATTTATAACAAGCTTTTTCGTTTACCTGTAGGTGGCGTTGCGAACACTATGCCGCTAATGTACAGCAAGATCAGTCCTGTAAAGGACCAGATTCAGAACTTCCGACTCTCCGTAAACTTAGGCCTGATCACGTGTACAGTTCTAAATATACTATGGTAAGTACTGACTATCTCAATTAAAGGTATATAGGCCTGATCACGTGTACAGTTCTAAATATACTATGGTAAGTACTGACCATCTCAGTTAAAGTCTTAGAAGTTATCAGGAAACGAAAAATTGTCTAATGGGGACAACAGCATAAATGATCAGAACAAGCCTTGACTAACAGCATCCTATttcaattacagtaaaacacgcttatagcaAAGTGATGGagatgaacaattttgatttgttataatTTAAATTTGTTGTATTCAACAAGTTCATGATATGTTAAAACTTTAGGGAttgaaaatcacttcactgtacaagcatgaattcatttaaGTGTGTttactataaccatgttttactgtaagtgtgaattcattataagcatgttcgctgtaactgtgtttactgcaagcatgaattcattataaatgtgttcacTGTTACCGTGTTTTACTGAAAGCATGTTccctgtaaccgtgttttactgtaagtatgaattcattgtaaatgtgtttcactgtaaccatgttttactgtaagtgtgaattcattacacatgtgtttgctgtaaccctGTTTtcctgtaagtgtgaattcatgataagtgtgtttactgtaaccatgttttactctaagcatgaattcattataaatgtgtttcactgtaaccatgttttactgtaagtgtgaattcattacacatgtgtttgctgtaaccctgttttactgtaagtgtgaattcatgataagtgtgtttactgtaaccgtgttttactgtaagcatgaattcattataagtgtgttcactgtaaccatgttttactataagcatgaattcattataagtgtgttcgctgtaaccctgttttactacatgtaagcatgaattcattataagtgtgttcactgtaaccatgtttcactgtaaacatgaattcattataagtgtgtttactgtaaccatgtttcactgtaagcatgaattcattataagtgtgttcactgtaaccatgtttcactgtaagcatgaattcattataagtgtgttcgctgtaaccatgtttcaCTGTACTACAATGATAAGAGTTACCCTACTGGGTTGCAGTGCAGGAGAAAACTCTGTAGTAATATTCTCCCAAACATCAAGAACAAAGGAATATTCAAGTGTGCGTATGAAACAAGGTGCTAGGAATTCAAGTTCCTCTGAGCTATTAACCCCCAGGGTGAACAGTATTTGTCCAATTTGAAAGTCTTCCTGGCaggaatgaaataaaacttttataggCTACATATTGATTGTAGTTTATTAAGAGACAATTTCTAGGCTCCTTGAGGGGTGTAAAGTACAGGTGTTCAGTAATGGTCTTGGTTGAATACAGGGGCACAATTAGGGTAGTACAGGTGTTCAGTAATGGTCTTGGTTGAATACAGGGGCACAATTAGGGTTCCCAAAGCTTATTAGTCGTATTTATGTCAGAACTTGGTGACTCTGGTGAGCATCATGGctcgtgggcctcttgttttgtaaaTGCTCCACTCTGCAATGCTGCTGTGCTATGGACTATTGTTGTACAATCTTTTTGATGTTGTATTTTATCAGGTGCTGGACATCTTTCCGCGGTGTTGTGTACGATCATTGTCAAGTGATATTGTATTTTATCAGGTGCTGGGCGGTGCTGGACATCGTTCCACAGCTATCCTCGTTTCCATGTCCCACTGATAAACACTCCACTGACTCGGAGGGAACACTGTGTTACAGGAACATTTCATTACAAAGGTAACAGTATTTTATGCCAAGCTCCCAAAAGTTTTACCATTTTGAAATCTGACTgaagtgttgttgtttttttcgtACAATGTCTGTGCTCTAATTATGAAATTAAGTTTCTCGGATTTTTATGGGAATATTTCACTTTTGTTTTCAGATCCGCAAGTGAAGGAGAAATCTCCACCATTCCACTAACTAAGGTATGCTTCTTTACGTCAACATTTAGGATACCTGTATTGATTTATGTACGACAAGTAAGGGTCAACTGTCTGTTGAACCTTGTAGACATGGAGAAAGTGCTAACAGTGAATTACGATTgtttgtcattctgatttttatTAAGTGTTTATTTCTGTACTGAATTAACACTGTATAAATCAGTACAGctggaaccaaatctcctagcagcatatGACCATCACGTTAGACTGCTCAAtaaatgagtaaaaaaaaactttgctTTTGATGACAATGGAATTCTTGCCATGCTGCTCTAAGATTTGGTTCCGCCGGTCATGAGTTCAGCTCTCACAGGTAGGGGCAAAAGTGAGTATCCATGTAAAagtgctttatattaaaatatttcttcgctTAGggcaattatttttatttaaggGTTCATTGCAATCTTTGTgctttatacaaaatatttcaaatgcaatgtgtatcttgTATGATTGTCTTAAATTTCGATAAAGAACTGTTAGTATCctatttccattctcaatgaccgtgtagcatGTGGACTTTTTTTAATTTGCCTAAATGGTCAAGCAGTCTAGTGTGTTGGTCACACGATACTAGGAAATTTGtaactgcagaactgtagctctctgaaaaaatattttgacatctctgttatgtcaaaatattttttcagagagctacagttctgcagcaaGGAGATTTGGTTCTGCAGGGCATCAGTTCAACCCCATGCAAGCAAGGGAGGAAATGGGTATCCATATAATTGTGAACTGTATACATGCAATCATACATACATTATGCACTGCGAGAAGATGGCACCTAAAATTATGCTTGGTATTGATTATCttcttagctcacctgagctgaaagctcaagtgaccttttctgatcacccattgtgcgttgtctgtccatctgtccataaacttttcattctttcgacttcttctccagaaccactcggccaatttcaaccaaacttggtgtATATCATCcctaggtgaaggggattctagcttgttcaaatgaaggaccatgcccccatcaaaggggacataatcacaaaaatgggaatatttagggaaaatctttaaaagtcttcttctcaagaaccactgagccataaaagtggagatttacctgaaagcttcctggtataaagtagattcaagtttgttcaaatcgtggTTCCTTGgagtaggatagggccacaataagggatatattttttacatagaaatatttagggaaagtctttaaaaatcttcttaagaaccgcttggccagaaaagttgacatttacatgaaagcttcctgacatagtgcagattgacgtttgttcaaatcatgaccccagggggtaggttgggaccataataggaatcaaagttttatacatgtgaacatgtagggaaaatctttaaatatggactCAGGTTAGTgatgtagcccatgggcctccCTTTTTCCCCATCTCTGTAGATTATAAAGGAGAAATACCTAACCtattcttgttttttttatcccTGTAGATTATAAAGGAGAAATACCCAACTTATTCTTGTTTTATCTATCCTTGTAGATTATAAAGGAGAAATACCCAActtattcttattttattttatcccTGTAGATTATAAAGGAGAAATACCCAACTTATTCTTGTTTTTTCTATCCTTGTAGATTATAAAGGAGAAATACCCAACCTATTCTTGGGTTGCCTTTCTTGTGGAACTCTTCATCATGGTCAGCATCACTGTCTCGTTTCTCACGGTGGGAGCAGTTCTTCATCATACACGTAAGTAGTCTATCAAGGGACCATATCTTACGTAAAGGGGCCATGCATAATGTATGGTCCCTTGGGGTAAAATGCTGATAATGTATGGTCCCTCGAGGTAAAACACTGATAAAGTATGGTCCCTTGAGGTAAAAAACCCACTGATAATGTATGGTCCCTCAAAGTAAAACAAAGATAATATCCCTTGAGGTAAAACAATGATAATGTATGGTCCCTCAAAGTAAAACACTGATAATGTATGGTCCCTCAAGGTAAAACACTGATAATGTATGATCCCTCGAGGTAAAACAATGATAATGTATGGTCCCTAGAGGTAAAACAATGATATTGTATGGTACCTCAAGGTAAGACACTGATAATGTTGGTCCCTCTGGGTAAAACACTGATAATGTATGCTCCCTCAAGGTAAAACACTGATACTGTATGGTCCCTCAAGGTAAAACAATGATACACTACAGTATCTTCATTTTAATTTGAGGGATCATATATGGTAATTAGGgttgagtcactcaggtgaccaattgCAATTTGTCTGCGTCTGTCgtctgttaacaattgaacattttaacttctttttgataagtattgtaccattccaattcttttaaaatttggtatgcagtatctttgggacaagagggacataaattgtaaaatttaggactcctgcacccctttGGCCTTATGGGTAGGGCAAAACCTGTCAAGATTGACTAATTTTCAGAAATCTTCTCCACAACCAGGAGACATTAATGTTTTATCTTGTTTTATGCTGTTGCTGAATGTTAGaattagatattcagaacagggattttttcttctaaatttcATCTTGTTCATTATAgtgactagtgatacttttaactaaatgAATACTCAGCTGGCCGATAAGACCTGTGGGACTCTTGTTATAGCCCCTGTgactagtgatacttataactaaATGAATACTCAGCTGGCCAATAAGGCCTGTGTCTTGTTTACAGTAGTTGAAACATTACATACACTGTGTAATCTGAACACTGATTGatgaattttcttctttttttgtattcttcagTGTTGGGTTGGTTACAGTCTGCTTGGAAGAAAGATAAACTGGCAGAATACCGGAATCAGAATAAAGTCTCGTGTTTCAATACTAAGTGGTGAGTACTGTGATGTATTGTCAGAATAAAGTCTCGTGTTTCAATACTAAGTGGTGAGTACTGTCGTATTGTCAGAATAATGTCGCAGGTTTCAATACTAAGTGGTGAGTActatatattgtattgtttgtatTAAGTAGGGAGATGACGaaaatatgacaaaaacaaAAGCACCAAATTTTACATTCAACTTTCATATGAATCATTATtgcatatcaaaaataaaaacccacaaaaaaagGTGTcaatattacaaacaatttaaaaaaaaatactactatTTCCAATGCCAAACTTATTCAGAATAGACAAGGCCTATTACCATGTTAGTAAACACTAAATTTTTAGGGAGCAATTTCTAATTAACCTACTCTGGCTGAGGATTCCTACTAATAGTTTTCTATTGTTCTGTATTTACAGTTTCTGCAGCTCAGTTGTCTCCCTTGTGGTGTTCTCCATTGTGTTTGGTGTGTCGATGTTAGATCCTCAGGTAAACATCAAAATGATTGCTCACTCaatgcatgtatttatgcccccttcatagaagaggggcatattacTTTGCacctgtctgtcagtctgtctgttgGTAGGTCaatcggtcggtagaccacaggtccgctcaatatcttgtgaGCCAATCACTTGATTGTAGTGATATTTCagatgtgggttggttatgagtagaagaggacccctattgattttcaggtcaaaaggtcaagggtcaatctactctgaaCATTGGAAgacactgtctgctcaatatcctgagaatcctttgcttgacagactatcaaacttggtacactggtacatgcttgaggagtagatgatccctgTTGATTTTAagttctcaaggtcaaaggccaagtgtcaatctactctggacataaaaAGATATTGCCtgctaaatattttgaattattttggcactactatgaattaaatgatgcacttttacaaacatttaatgTTCTATATCTCTGATTGTAGTCATTCTGCTATGTGAGATTGTTCTGTCTTGCACTGCTGTGACATCATAGATGGTGATGTCATAcaaattttctatgatttacattacgatgaagtgaaatattttgtattgttttctctaaatttcaattttatatagctttctggtggacaaccttgggttttgtaGTTTACACTCAACGTGTAAATCATTTTCAGATATGCTCTTTCTGACTGTCTGATTAGTTTTTGCATTTGAGTTGATTGAAATggattttgatgattttaaatgtactaaactataattaaaatgtgagaaaaataatccgtCATTATTTACTGGAAGACGATGAGGAAATTCCATCCGGAGGACAAAGCAAAGCCTCATCCTACACTGCAAATCTTGTCCCCACAGTGGAATTTCCCAACCTCATGCTCTACTAATGAAGGAGTCTAATAATCCTACTCTCTGTGAGGCTCCTTCATTTTACAGAATAATTTACTTCTatgtgtaacgtaaatcatggAAAataatgtgacgtcataatcaatgaTGTCGTAGCAGTGCAAGAtggaaaaatctcacatgggtcAAGTCAATCTTACACAGGTGATAATGCACAATATAATTTTCTCTTTCTGATTCAGggttttgttgaaatattgGAGAAATTTTCATCATTTACCATCAACATAGAAGTGGCTGTTTTCATTTTCTTGATGTGCTTAAATGCCAGGAAAAAAGAACATCTGTATGTATACGCGAGCAATttgtgtttttggtttttttgtttgtttgtttttaacaatttattgaaCATTCAagagcaatttttttttttttaaattcattttacaacTCATTGAACATTACAGATCCtatgaaaattcatgaattaAACATTTAACCTCCATTTAAATGTTGTGATTTTCTAGGAAACATCGGATCCCTCTACCCATTCCATCCATATTTGGAAAGCTTTTGTACTTGATTCCATTGTACTTTGGATTTGCTGTGATATATGATGTAGGATTgactatatatattatagtagAAGAACATGTAAGCAGAGAGAACTATCCAAGCTCAAGTTTGACTTCTCCGCTCCCTGTGACATCATCAGTGACTACGGCGGCCATGCTCAATAATGTGTCGACAGTGACGTACGCAGAAACTTCCACAAGCATTGAGGAATACATCACAAATGTGTTCAATAAATCTGGAAGATGAGTTGCTGATATGTTGCCGTGAATGATTCATTTTCTCTAGTCAACGTTTTAGTAACTTATGGATGGAATTTTTACTCAGATTTGTATTTGGTACTGGAGGGATTCGTTTTTAGTTTATTGTACAATAGCTCATTTCTGGGGGTGTAATTTCTGTGGTTTGCTATGTTACGTTTATATCCAGTCTGATGTAACAacaaatttcattcaaattctCCATGACCTCAAAAAACCAGTGAACAACCAGCGAAAAAACTCCGACAACTCCCTTATCTTGTGAACATGCTGTTTTCTTCTCAAACCATGAACACTTCGTGAAAATTTAAActtcatgaaataaaaagtCATTTGTAcagttttatattaaattttacatgtatcagtagacaacttttaaaaaaaaaatttgaaacaaCTATTCTATTGTTTGAACGAGAAGACCCACAAACCAAAGTTTTTATatgctgtacatgtataaacattataAAGATGTGCTGACTTAAAAGGTTGTCTGTCACTAGTTTGACAATTTCCACTTCTAGAAAAGAAACATTCCACTTCTAACTTTGAGCCAGGAAAAATGTCCACTCCTTTTATTGGCAGCAGtagaaataatttattttgttatagAAGTCGTATGTACTTACAGTGCCTTGACAATTCATTTTAGCTTCACTATTTCACATTTTAGCTTCACTATTTCACATTTTAGCTTCACTGTTTCACATTTTAGCTTCACTATTTCACATTTTAGCTTCACTATTTCACATTTTAGCTTCACTATTTCACAATTTAGCTTTACTATTTCACATTTTAGCTTCACTGTTTCACATTTTAGCTTCACTGTTTCACAATTTTAAGGCCCCACTAAAATAGTGGGTGCCCTACAGTAATTACTCTGTCTGTCTTGCAACACTTTCTTTGACATGCGATAACTTAAGTTTCGGAGGAagattttcatatattttacacacaatACTTAAATTGGGCAGAGGAAGTTTCCTTTCcagagttatgggacttagatttttttttttatatcaataatagCATTTTTCTACGGCACTCAGTTATTTGAGATTACAAGAGAAACTTTTCGTAAATCCTATATGTACTACTCCAATTTCACGAGGTAGATCCCTTCACATTTCTGTTTGTATTGTTTCACATTCTAAGTTTGTTATTTCCaactgatattttttattttctgtaatgTTAATATCTGGTCTTTTTCTCTCTGGGGCTACTTACTTACTTGTTTACATAATCTCTAACCTCACATTTGTTTTGACATAGAACATCATTAAGACACACATTTATCCCCCGCAGTGAAATACACCTTTTCTTCAGTATCACTCCAACAACAGAACTCCTCCTCAATAAAGTTATTGATTGGCAAACACAGCAATTTTTGTTTGGCATGCTTTTTATACGTTGATATAACAATTAACACaacttcccccccccccccccctcaaaaagtTCTCCCCTATAGATCTTTTATTTGGATACCCTGAACTGATCCTTTGTCTGCATAaaaaagacaaaatgcatgtaatattgtatactttgaaaacatgagatgtgtcctttaagactGATTTGTCAATAGAGTGAATTAATTAATGCAGTCTTCAAGTCGGTTACACACTTTTTAACATTATAGTTCAGTTATTTGTCTTCACTTACATGACTCGGGCTTTAGAAAATATCACCAACAAAATAAACAGTTCAAAATGAAGTGTTAAATCTGTTATGATTTGAGACATGAAATATAGAGTGTTATAAAATTTCGTATTTTTCTTGTTGTTGGTCTATACTACATCTGATGTATAGAACATGAAATTTTGGTTAGACTAATTGGGAATTAAAGTGAATTTCACACAGAGGGTAGATctaatgaaatttcaaaatacatgattATATGCaaaagatattttgatatttgttgatttatttacagatatgattgaaataaattaattcatCATTTAATATAGCAGtcccttctttttttttttcctgattaaaatacagatctctcaaCTCTCAGATAGTGCtatttgagagatctgtattttatGGAAGCCGGTGTTATATAgtgagacaccccccccccccccccccagaagactggctatatagtgagcagccacccccaccccccaagaGAACTAGCTAGATAGtgagactcccccccccccagaagATTGGCGATATAgtgagacacccccccccccccccccagaagactggctatatagtgagacacCCCCCAgaagactggttatatagtgagaCTCCCCTAGAAGACTGGCTGTATAGtgagactcccccccccccccccccccaagaagactggctatatagtgagacccccccccccccccagaagactggctatatagttAGACTCCCAGAAAAACTAGCTATATAGTGAGACACCCCTCCCCAGGAGACTTGCCATATTGTGAGCACACACACACCCAGAACACTGGCAATATAGTGAGACAGACTGGCTATATTGTGAGgacttcaccccccccccccccccattacaCTGGCAATATAGTGAGACACCCCACCCCCcagaagactggctatatagcAAGACACCCCCTTACACCACAAATCGTTGCTCCATCCCAAATTGTCGCCGGCGACGAATTGGGACAAGATTGCACTATCATTAcaggcgacgatttgggatgtacttttatacaccccaaatcgtcgcccgtccAAAATCGTCGCCTGctaatattttattgacgtttttaggatagattacacagaagttattttattgtacccCCTCTTATATGGGGGTACATAGGTTTCACTTGATCTGTCTGTCCGCACccatatctctggtgtttgtcgACCTATTGGAATGCAATTTTGTATGCAGATTACAAGTGACCCTCTGACATGCCTCCCCAAAAATGAGAATTCTGGAATGAGAGCTTAAAGCGCCGCGAGCTCTGCACAATTTTCAGCAACTCTGCAATGTCTCTGGTGTTCGTGAACCGATATGTGGGTTACATGTGTTCCTGGAAAGTAGAA
Coding sequences:
- the LOC125658456 gene encoding uncharacterized protein LOC125658456 isoform X2 yields the protein MICWRMKHVMNWKRRMKTVVRIVTMVTYITGSVLAGHVILAKQDHAQPPNLHLLGELFLGCGLLQAFDITLVLQFVALLISYSLAGSEAYAQVLGINYLYVIPVFVWVLSFLIVFALQLVQPVVSILTFFKGSLLLGTVAVTFYVGAEIHRDIHNDFSAFGGPFLMGTVALGGVANTMPLMYSKISPVKDQIQNFRLSVNLGLITCTVLNILWCWAVLDIVPQLSSFPCPTDKHSTDSEGTLCYRNISLQRSASEGEISTIPLTKIIKEKYPTYSWVAFLVELFIMVSITVSFLTVGAVLHHTLLGWLQSAWKKDKLAEYRNQNKVSCFNTKCFCSSVVSLVVFSIVFGVSMLDPQGFVEILEKFSSFTINIEVAVFIFLMCLNARKKEHLKHRIPLPIPSIFGKLLYLIPLYFGFAVIYDVGLTIYIIVEEHVSRENYPSSSLTSPLPVTSSVTTAAMLNNVSTVTYAETSTSIEEYITNVFNKSGR
- the LOC125658456 gene encoding uncharacterized protein LOC125658456 isoform X1, whose translation is MRETLKKGGKILVYLQCYFVTIATILGTGILGLPVTLSESGIYPFLVSFLIGAVMQVLTVYFFTELLQLAHATQLQSQKEELVPLNDLLADETCDELEEEDENSGSVLAGHVILAKQDHAQPPNLHLLGELFLGCGLLQAFDITLVLQFVALLISYSLAGSEAYAQVLGINYLYVIPVFVWVLSFLIVFALQLVQPVVSILTFFKGSLLLGTVAVTFYVGAEIHRDIHNDFSAFGGPFLMGTVALGGVANTMPLMYSKISPVKDQIQNFRLSVNLGLITCTVLNILWCWAVLDIVPQLSSFPCPTDKHSTDSEGTLCYRNISLQRSASEGEISTIPLTKIIKEKYPTYSWVAFLVELFIMVSITVSFLTVGAVLHHTLLGWLQSAWKKDKLAEYRNQNKVSCFNTKCFCSSVVSLVVFSIVFGVSMLDPQGFVEILEKFSSFTINIEVAVFIFLMCLNARKKEHLKHRIPLPIPSIFGKLLYLIPLYFGFAVIYDVGLTIYIIVEEHVSRENYPSSSLTSPLPVTSSVTTAAMLNNVSTVTYAETSTSIEEYITNVFNKSGR